Part of the bacterium genome is shown below.
AAGATGCCTTTCGCTCCCATCCAAAGGGACAAGGAGTCCCACAGCAGGAAGATGGATGAGGATTTCTTCGCCGGGATGCCCGACCCCGGGTTGAAGGTGACCGAGGAGAGGATGTTTCGTCTGTGGGAGAAAAACTCTATTCTGTTCTTTCCTTTTTCCCTGGTGGAGGTTCGGGAAGGAACCAACGTCAGACTAATGCTCATCGACACGGTGGGGGGGGGCCTCGTCAGGCAGCTAAAGCATGAAGAGATGGAAAAGCTCCTCGACAACCTGGATCTCAAGGAAAGCAGGTCTCCCGGTGAGACCCGCCTGAAACTGGCGCCTCTCATTTGTCCTGAATGCGCTGGTGAGTTGGACCCAGATCCCGCGGTCCACCTTCGCTTTTGCCGTTCCTGCGCCAAAGGATGGGAAGCCAGGCGGGGAGTGTTACAGGAAAGGGAGTGTCTGTGGGCTGGCGATCCGGATTCAAGACAGGATCCTTCTACCATATTTTTGCCCTTCTGGCTGCGTCGCGGGAAAGAAAAGAGCCTGTTCATCCCCGCCTTCAACGTTCGTTCTCCACGGCTTCTTTTCAACCTGTCAGCCCGTTACTATCATGCGGATTTCCCCGCCCGGCCCATTCCCTACCATAACAGGATGAGTCTGAAACCATTTCCGGTGGGCCTGCCGCCGGACGGGGCGGACGAGATGGCCGAGGTGGTTGCCGGTACCGGATCCAAAAAGCCCTTCCCCAGGAAAGGGACAAGCCAGTCCCTCCTTCTGGTTCCCTTCAAAAGGCTGGGTTCGGATCTTGTAGGACCACGGGGACTTGCCGTTCCGATCTCGAGTCTGGGAGTGAAAATATGATGAACAGGCATTGGCGAATGAGCATCTTTCTGTCCCTGATTCTGGCCGTCCCTCTGGCGGCAGCGCTGGATTCCTTCGGTGAAGACAAGGTGGATACCGGCCGGGCTGTCGTGGCGCGCATCGTTGTGGATGGACCCATTAGCCCCATAAGCGCCGATTACATCCAGAAACAGGTTGAGATGGCCCAGAGCGAAGGGCTCGATCTGGTTATCCTCCAGCTCGACACCCCCGGCGGGCTGCTGTCCTCCACGAGGCAGATCGTAAAAACACTCCTCGGATCCGAAATTCCCATAGCTGTTTATGTGGCTCCCCCTGGGGCCCGGGCCGCATCAGCCGGGGTATTCATCACCATGGCGGCCCACGTGGCTGCCATGGCTCCGGGCACCCACATCGGCGCGGCCCATCCTGTGAATATCGGGGGAGGAAATCCGCTGAGCCCGAACAAGGAAACCCCTGAAGAGGAGAAGAGGGGAAAAGGGGAAGAGGGGAAGGAACAGGACGCAGAACGCAGCACGCAGGCCGCAGAAGATGAAAAGCCAGCACCGCCTGCGGAAAACGATAAAGACGTTATGGGACAGAAGGTCCTCAACGACACGGTGGCCTTCATCAGGTCTATTGCGGAGAAACAGGGGCGTAACGCCGATTGGGCTGAAAAGGCGGTGAGGGAGAGTGTGTCGGTGACCGAAACCGAAGCCCTTGAGCTTGAAGTTATTGATATCATCGCCGGGGATGTGGAGGAATTACTTGCGGCCATGGATGGGATGACAGTGAAGGTGTCAGGTGGAGAGATCGTCCTTGCCGTCAAGGGAGGCACTGTTCTGGATCGCCCCATGGGGTGGAGGTATCGGGTGCTTGGAACCCTATCTGACCCCAACATCGCCTACATCCTCATGATGCTCGGCATATACGGATTATTCTTCGAGCTGGCAAACCCCGGGGTCATCTTTCCAGGAGTGCTGGGGGGTATCTTTCTCATCCTTGCCTTCTTTTCCTTTCAGGTCATCCCCATCAATTACGCTGGATTCCTTCTTATATTTCTGGCGGTCATCCTGTTCATTCTGGAGGTGGCGGTGGTTTCCTATGGTATGCTCTCAGTAGGAGGCGTAGCAGCCCTGTTTCTGGGAAGCACCATGCTTTTCGATACGGCAGAGCCTTACTACAAACTGTCCCTGTCTCTGGTTGTGGGTGTGACCGCTTTTACAGCCCTGTTCTTTGTTGTCGGCCTGGGCCTCGTCATTCGTGATAAGCGAAAGAGGCCTACAACAGGAGCTGAGGGGTTGATCGGGGAAGCAGGGGTCGTCACTGTGCCCCTAACTCCCCAGGGCACGGTGAAGGTGCACGGAGAGATATGGAGGGCCCAAGCCCAGGGGCAGGTCGACGCAGGCAGCAAGGTGAAGGTGAAGGCTATTGAGGGATTGATGCTGACGGTGGAGGAAATAGATGAGAATAACGAAACGTAAATGCGTGCATGCGTGGAGCGTTCGTGCGAGCAGTTTTTCGCACCCACGAAATGACGCACCCACCCACGTACGATAAAAACATAGGGGGTAAATCATGTTTCCAGCAAGCTATCTTGTTTTAGGCGGCATACTCGCGGTGGTCATGTTCCTGACCTCCGCCTTCAAGATCACGAGGGAGTACGAAAGGGCAGTGGTCTTCCGGCTCGGGCGTTTGATCAAGACACGGGGGCCCGGCCTGGTGATCATCATACCGGTCATTGAAAAGATGGTCCGGGTCAGTCTGAGGCTGGTAGTTATGGACGTCCCTCCCCAGGACATCATCACCAAGGACAACGTTTCGGTGAAGGTGAACGCGGTGGTCTATTTTCGGGTCATGGAACCGGCCAAGGCCATCGTCGATGTTGAGGATTTCTATTACGCTACGAGTCAGCTGGCCCAGACAACCCTCAGGAGCATCCTCGGGCAGGTGGAGCTGGATGATCTGCTGTCCGAGCGGGAGAAGATCAACCACGACCTCCAGGAGATCCTGGACGCATCTACCGATCCGTGGGGGGTAAAGGTTGCCAACGTGGAGATCAAGCACGTGGACCTGCCCCAGGAGATGCAGCGGGCCATGGCAAAGCAGGCCGAGGCGGAAAGGGAGCGGCGAGCCAAGATCATCGCCGCAGAGGGCGAGCACCAGGCAGCCGAAAAACTGGCAATGGCGGCCGACATCCTCTCCACCAACCCCCAGGCCATCCAGCTGAGATACCTGCAGACCCTCAGGGAGATCGCCACCGAGAACAACTCAACGACTCTTTTCCCCATACCCATGGATCTTCTCACCGGGTTTATGAAGCTGGTTGACAAAGCTGGCGGGGATAAAGACAAGTAACACAAGGAGGGAACATTCAACATGACGCGTATATTCAGCCTGTTTATCGCAAGCTTTCGGTACCTTTTCGCTCTGGCCGTCCTGGCCCTGGTGGTCCTGGCAATGGGATCTCTGGGGCGGGGCCTGTTCCAGTTGGCAAACCTTGCCCTCACCGGCGGGTTCGTCCTGGAGCCGGGAAGCGGCGCCTTGGTTGTGCCCTATTTTATAAGGGCCGCATTCCTGTATTTCCTGGCGGTGGCCTTCGGGTCCCTGTTTGTGGGGGATATACCGGCTCCACAGTGGATGGTGGTGAATAACCTTTTCCAGCTCAGGACCAAGGTCTTGACTTTTGTTTCCGTTATCCTGCCCCTCGGTTTTATGGGAAAGATGATGGAAACTGAAACCTTGACTGTGGGCATCCTCTACTCAGGGGCGGGCGTCTTCCTTGTTCTCCTGGGTATCTTTTTTCTGATCCGGTACGGTTCGCCCTCGGGGGATGAAGGCATGGCCCGGGAAGGTAACAAGGTCACGGGAACCAGGTCTCAGGGAGACAAACGCCAGGAAAGCAGACCCCAGGGTGACAGGTCCCAGGACAATCGGCGGAAAGATGAACGCCGTCCGGGAAACAAACCGGTTCGAAGCGCTGCTGACCAGGCCCAATGGCTGGATAAACAGAAGGAGGATCTGAAGTTTCAAAAGGAGAGCCTGGATAAGGCCGTTGACAAGGAACTCTCCGGGGAGCCTGGGGAACGCCCGGCCAGCCACGTTACGGTGAAGCCTGCACCGAGGAGGCCGAGGGGGCGTAG
Proteins encoded:
- a CDS encoding nodulation protein NfeD; this translates as MMNRHWRMSIFLSLILAVPLAAALDSFGEDKVDTGRAVVARIVVDGPISPISADYIQKQVEMAQSEGLDLVILQLDTPGGLLSSTRQIVKTLLGSEIPIAVYVAPPGARAASAGVFITMAAHVAAMAPGTHIGAAHPVNIGGGNPLSPNKETPEEEKRGKGEEGKEQDAERSTQAAEDEKPAPPAENDKDVMGQKVLNDTVAFIRSIAEKQGRNADWAEKAVRESVSVTETEALELEVIDIIAGDVEELLAAMDGMTVKVSGGEIVLAVKGGTVLDRPMGWRYRVLGTLSDPNIAYILMMLGIYGLFFELANPGVIFPGVLGGIFLILAFFSFQVIPINYAGFLLIFLAVILFILEVAVVSYGMLSVGGVAALFLGSTMLFDTAEPYYKLSLSLVVGVTAFTALFFVVGLGLVIRDKRKRPTTGAEGLIGEAGVVTVPLTPQGTVKVHGEIWRAQAQGQVDAGSKVKVKAIEGLMLTVEEIDENNET
- a CDS encoding slipin family protein, with protein sequence MFPASYLVLGGILAVVMFLTSAFKITREYERAVVFRLGRLIKTRGPGLVIIIPVIEKMVRVSLRLVVMDVPPQDIITKDNVSVKVNAVVYFRVMEPAKAIVDVEDFYYATSQLAQTTLRSILGQVELDDLLSEREKINHDLQEILDASTDPWGVKVANVEIKHVDLPQEMQRAMAKQAEAERERRAKIIAAEGEHQAAEKLAMAADILSTNPQAIQLRYLQTLREIATENNSTTLFPIPMDLLTGFMKLVDKAGGDKDK